The genomic interval CTTTTAAGATTTCACGGTCTTTCGTCCACACCTCGAAGCTACAACCGACCCCACAATATGTACATACTGTTTTCGTCTTTTTAATACGTTCTTCACGCATAGCCGCTTCGGAATCAGACACTGCAAATAATGGACCGTAGCCTGTTTCTGCTTTCTTCGTTAAATCAATCATCGAAGCAAGTGAACCTGGCTCGATATCTGTCATATAGCCTGCATTACCGACCATTTTGTTCTCCATCATCGCATTACATGGACACACTGTTGCGCATTGACCACAACCGACACATGAAGAGTCATTGATTGAGACGTCGTTATCCCAAATGACACGTGGATGTTCACGGTCCCAGTCAATGGACAATGTTTCATTCACTTGAACGTCTTGACACACTTCGACACAACGTCCACATAAAATACATTGATTCGGATCATAACGATAAAACGGACCAAAATCCACTTCATATGGTTTCGCTTTATATTCATACGTTTGATGTTCCAATCCCCATTGGTCCATCGTATTGTGAATTTCACAGTTACCGTTATTGTAATCACAGACTGTACAATAAAGTTGGTGTTTTTCTAAAATGCGATCTAATGCTTCCTTTTGGCTATCTTGTACAGGTTGTGTTGTCGTGTTCACAACCATTGAGCGTTGTACCGTCGTCCCACATGCACGTTCAATTTTGCCGTCAATTTCAACCGCACACGTATCACATGTTTGAATAGGTCCTAACGATTCGTTATAACAAATAGAGGGTACAAATGTTTGTTGCTCTTTTATGAATTCAAGCAGATTTTTGCCCGGTTCTACAAGATAATCTCTACCATCTAAAGTTACAATAAGATGTTCTTGCATAAATATCCCCCCTGGAATTATTGTTCATTTCATATGCCTAAGATGCCCCCACATACTTAGTTATTTCCATTTTATACCTTTAGTAACCAAAAGTTAACACATTTTCAAAAATTATATATCGCAAACTAATTTTAAAAATACTAAAACAATTTCTAAACACTTTTAAAGTACTGACACGCGTTATGATTTTCCAACTTTAATGTGTCGTTCCGTGAACTGTCGCAACATCTGTATCATAGTTGAGACACACTCGAATCGCAGCTGTTAATCCTTTCACCATCATTTCTATAGACATCGATGGTTTTCCCGGTTTATCAATCACTTGTGAAGGTGCAAATGGAACGTGTATAAATCCTGTTTTCAACTTTGGATAATGACGTTCTGCTTCATAGGCAAGTTGATACATGATATGATTGCACACAAATGTACCGGCACTATTCGATAGACTTGCAGGTACACCTTCAGCTTGCATCGCCTCTACCATACGTTTCACAGGTAATGGCGTGAAATACGCTGGCGGCCCATCTTGTTGAATGCGCTGATCAATCGGTTGTTGCCCATCATTATCCGGGATACGCGCATCATCAACGTTAATGGCGACGCGTTCTGGTGTAACTTCATAACGTCCACCCGCTTGTCCTATCGCGAGCACAATGTCATACTCTGTTTGCGCTAGCTTTTCTCGAATGACCTCAATACTTTGATAAAATACTGTCGGAATTTCTAGCTTATCAATAACGTGTCCTTCAATGGTGTCAGGCAGTTGTTGTACAGCTTGCAATGCTGGATTCACCTTTTCACCACCGAATGGATCAAATGCAGTCACTAAAACTTTCATTGACTTAAAACCTCCTTTATTCATTTAAAAAGCGAGTGCATACATTAAAATCATATGCACGACGATGAGCATGATGGCCATCGGAGCTTGTGCTTTAATAACGGCTAATTCATCTTTCATTTCTAATAATGCAACAGGCAAAGTGTTAAAGTTTGCAGCCATAGGGGTAAGTAATGTCCCACAAAAACCGCCCGTCATCGCCAATGCACCCACAATCGTTGGGTCACCCCCATTTTGAATCACAAATGGTAAACCAATACTCGCGGTAATGACTGTAAACGCTGCAAAAGCATTCCCCATTAACATCGTAAAGAGCACCATGCCTAAAATGTAAGCAATGACACCGAGTAAGGCATTATCTTGAGGTAAAAAGCTCGATATCCCTTTTGAAATCGTCGTCCCTACCCCACTCACTGTAAACAAAATACCGAGTGCCGCTAAAAATTGTGGGAGTATGCCGACTGTCCCAATTTGTTGTACTAATCGATCACTATCGTACAAGCCGACTTTCGCTTTCGGACGGATAATCAGATATGCAACAATAAGTCCGACAATAGAAGAAATACTAATCCCTATCGCACCACCTAATGGGGTCCAAGTCGAGACAATGACAGCAACAATCGCTAACACGACAGCTGGGATAAATAATAAATTGCCAAAGCGTGTCGCACCTTTCTCTTCCGCTTGATGTTCGACCTCAACCACTTTCCCGATTTTTACATTTTTCGTTATCGTTAAAAAGCCCATCAACAATACGAGCAGACCATTAATCCAATTCGGAATATAAGGTCCTACCATAAATAATAAACCTAAAATACACCAAAACAGTGCTGTACCTATTCTTTTCGTATTGCTCAATTCACGATACACACGCCAAGCCGTATAAACAAACTGCAAACCAATAAGCACATAAAAGATTTCTAGAATATGACTAATCGTTTGAGGACTCATCTTGTATCGCCCCTTTCTCACCATACTTACGGTTCATTTTTCGATCAAATAGAACATTTTGAATCACACCAATAATAAGCACTACAATCGCAATTGGTGCAGAATATAACGCAATTTCAACTGCTTTGACTTCCATATGTAATGATTGAAACGTTGCAACAATCAACAACACACCTGATGCGCCGACAAATAAATTTTGCCCGAAAAAGTTGCCATAATTTTCCATTGCAGCAATATGGGCTTTCAATTTTTCTTCGTCTACACGCTCTATTTTTTGTTTATATTTCGCCTTCGCTGCTGCTTGGACCATTGGATTCATGAGCGGACGTACAAATTGCGGATGTCCTCCAATTCGAATTGAAGCAAGACCCGCAACTTCACGAATAAATAAGTAGACGGACATAATACGCCCCGAAGTGATGCCTTGGATACGATTGATTAAACGTGTTGCTTGTGTTTTCAAACCAAATCGTTCAATCATCCCTACCATAGGCAACGTTAAAATAAATAATGACACCATACGATTATCAACAAATGCTTTACCAAGTGTTTCTAGAATCGTCATCACATCCATATGAGAAACGAGACCTGTCACAATCGCTGCAATGAGTACTGTACCAATCGTGTCCCATTTAAAATAAAAACCTAAAACAATGATGAGGATGCCTATCAGTTTAAGCCATTCCATCAAATTCCTCCCTTATGTAGATAGTCACTTTATTTTATCGTTATCTGAATATTGTTTCAAATCATCATCAGAAAATGATCTGCCTAGAGAATTAAAAAATGTCCTACAATGTGAACGCGGTTAACGTTATACATTGCAAGACATATTGAATATTGAATCCATTGAACTCAACTAGGTGATTCAATTCTTTCACCATAGTTTAAGGTTTTGCTTCATATCAACAAGTGCACTTATAAGTTTAAATTTTGCTTATACTGCTGTACTAATGATTGCTTTTGTGTTTCATCTGGAATGAAGTAATAAAGGCCATCACTTTGAATACCACCAGAACCGTCTAATTGATGACGATTAACATTATCATTGGCATCACTGTAGTTGCTACGAATTTGGTTCAATTCACCAATCGTTAAGTCTGTCTTTACGTTGTCACTCAATTGGTCCATTAAGGCATTAAAATTCGTGAGCGATGAAATACCTGTTAACTTGTCAACTAAACCTTGAAGTACAAGTTGCTGTCTTTCTTGTCTACCGAAGTCTCCACCTGCACCTTCTTCTTTACGGCTTCGAATGAATGACATTACGGTATCACCATCAAAATGTGTACGTTGACCTTTTGTGAATTGATGACCACCAGCATTAAATGTCGCATTGCTTGTTACATCGATGCCACCGACTGTATCGATTGTATCTTTCAAACCATCCATATTGACTGTTGCATAATGATCGATGGGCACACCCATTAATTTTTCAATAGATTTCACCGCCATATCTGGGCCACCATATGCATAGGCATGGTTGATTTTTTCTGTCGTATCGCGTCCAACGATTTCTGCTTGTGTATCACGAGGAATACTAATCATTTCTGTCGTTTTCTTTTCTGGATTCACTGACAAAATCATAATTGTATCGCTTCGTTCACCGTCACCTGCACTTTCACGTTGCGCATCTGAATCAATACCAAATAATGCAATAGAAAAAGGTTCACCCTTACTCAAATCCACCTTACCCGATCTTAATTCTGAATGGTTTCTATCTAAAGGATTATGAATGGCGCCCCCTACTGAAAATATTTTAAATGCGAGATAAGCAACAGCAATAATGGCTAAAATGAATAAAATACCTACGAACCATAATAAAAATCTTAATACTGGGTTTTTACGTTTTTGCATTCTTTTATACTCCAACAAAGTCACTTCTTTCCGAATGTATTGGTCAAGCTTTATGGAGATACATGAAAATATGATCCCGTCATATATTAAGTGTTATTTTACAGTAAAATTTGACGTACGAAATCGGTCTTTAGACGCAACTCTACTTTTGATACCCGCCATTAGATAACAATATGTCTAAAATTGTTTCATAACACTCTGGATTACTGATGATAAATGGACCACCACGAACAAAATCGATGGGCTGTTGATGGAAATCAGTCATCTTTAAGCCAAGTTCTTGTGCAAATAAAAATTGAGCCGCGATGTCCCAAGGTTTCGCATTCGTATGAATATGTGCACCGAACTGCCCTGTAATCACGCGCGCTGAATCAAGTCCACAAGCGCCGATTAAACGATAGCCAAATGATGCATCTAATAACGCATGCATCGTTTCATCATTCATAACACGATTGTTGAATGAAATCATCTTGTCTTTCAAGGGCTGTGATGTTACGAGTGGCAACGGTTTGTCATTCAGAAATGCCCCGCTTCCTTTCACAGCGCGATACAGTTTTTGTCTTGGATAATCATAGATATAGGAAAGCTGTGGCTCCCCTTCAACAAAATAGCCTATAATCATGCAAAAGTCGTCTTGCTGTTTGACTAAATTTGCTGTCCCATCTATCGGATCAATCAACCACGTATGGCCCTCTTTTAAATGATGTGTTTCATGATGCGCTTCTTCCCCATATAAGCGGTGGTGTGGATAATACGTTTTTAAAAATTGTTCAAATCTTGTTTCGATAGTTCGATCAACATTCGTCACAAGATCATAACGACTGGATTTCGTATCGGTTTGAATTTGATGAATCAGTTCAGGGATTTCTTGTGTCATTTGATGAATCCATTGTTGCACGTGTTGATCAATCGTATGACGTTCTGATTCGGATAACATATGTATCACCTCTTTATCTATGTTAGTTCTATTATACAGAAGAAAAATAGTTTTTGGGGCGTTCTTCCGAATATATGTATTGAAATCATAATGGGATACAACATCTTACAAATGCACGAAAAAAACCGGCTGGCGCGAACCAACCGGCATAGAAAGGAAAGTAAGTAATAAATATTGAAGATGTTAAACTAGAATTAGTACAATACATGATTCAAACATTACTATCAACTCTGATAGCTACCCCTTTATTTGAATATTTCTTGTACCATCCCCCTAGTAGCTAACTACATTATAACATATATCTTCCATAAATGTAAGCGTTTTCTAAAACTTTTTGCACACTTTTTATTTACATTTTTCACTTTGTTGTGCAATTGAGATAGAAAAAGTCTTTCACTATAATTATTTAATCGATATGCTATAATATTGTTAAACATGTTTGGGAGGGGTTCGTATGAATAAAGAAGCACGGCAAAAGAAGCTGTTGGCCTTGATTCAACAAGACAAACCGATGACTGCCCTTGAATTAGCGCAAGCTCTCAATGTTTCTAAACGTACTATTTTACGCGACATGCAAGAATTAGAAGGTAAAGGGGTTCAAATTGTCGCACATGCAGGAATGTATGGAGGCTACCAACTTCAAGCGAATCAGCATTACTATCAATTGAACTTGACGCAAACAGAATTACAAGCGCTCTATTTGATATTAAAAGAAAG from Staphylococcus sp. MI 10-1553 carries:
- a CDS encoding LCP family glycopolymer transferase, whose protein sequence is MQKRKNPVLRFLLWFVGILFILAIIAVAYLAFKIFSVGGAIHNPLDRNHSELRSGKVDLSKGEPFSIALFGIDSDAQRESAGDGERSDTIMILSVNPEKKTTEMISIPRDTQAEIVGRDTTEKINHAYAYGGPDMAVKSIEKLMGVPIDHYATVNMDGLKDTIDTVGGIDVTSNATFNAGGHQFTKGQRTHFDGDTVMSFIRSRKEEGAGGDFGRQERQQLVLQGLVDKLTGISSLTNFNALMDQLSDNVKTDLTIGELNQIRSNYSDANDNVNRHQLDGSGGIQSDGLYYFIPDETQKQSLVQQYKQNLNL
- a CDS encoding DUF979 domain-containing protein, which translates into the protein MSPQTISHILEIFYVLIGLQFVYTAWRVYRELSNTKRIGTALFWCILGLLFMVGPYIPNWINGLLVLLMGFLTITKNVKIGKVVEVEHQAEEKGATRFGNLLFIPAVVLAIVAVIVSTWTPLGGAIGISISSIVGLIVAYLIIRPKAKVGLYDSDRLVQQIGTVGILPQFLAALGILFTVSGVGTTISKGISSFLPQDNALLGVIAYILGMVLFTMLMGNAFAAFTVITASIGLPFVIQNGGDPTIVGALAMTGGFCGTLLTPMAANFNTLPVALLEMKDELAVIKAQAPMAIMLIVVHMILMYALAF
- the pcp gene encoding pyroglutamyl-peptidase I, whose amino-acid sequence is MKVLVTAFDPFGGEKVNPALQAVQQLPDTIEGHVIDKLEIPTVFYQSIEVIREKLAQTEYDIVLAIGQAGGRYEVTPERVAINVDDARIPDNDGQQPIDQRIQQDGPPAYFTPLPVKRMVEAMQAEGVPASLSNSAGTFVCNHIMYQLAYEAERHYPKLKTGFIHVPFAPSQVIDKPGKPSMSIEMMVKGLTAAIRVCLNYDTDVATVHGTTH
- a CDS encoding inositol monophosphatase family protein encodes the protein MLSESERHTIDQHVQQWIHQMTQEIPELIHQIQTDTKSSRYDLVTNVDRTIETRFEQFLKTYYPHHRLYGEEAHHETHHLKEGHTWLIDPIDGTANLVKQQDDFCMIIGYFVEGEPQLSYIYDYPRQKLYRAVKGSGAFLNDKPLPLVTSQPLKDKMISFNNRVMNDETMHALLDASFGYRLIGACGLDSARVITGQFGAHIHTNAKPWDIAAQFLFAQELGLKMTDFHQQPIDFVRGGPFIISNPECYETILDILLSNGGYQK
- a CDS encoding DUF969 domain-containing protein encodes the protein MEWLKLIGILIIVLGFYFKWDTIGTVLIAAIVTGLVSHMDVMTILETLGKAFVDNRMVSLFILTLPMVGMIERFGLKTQATRLINRIQGITSGRIMSVYLFIREVAGLASIRIGGHPQFVRPLMNPMVQAAAKAKYKQKIERVDEEKLKAHIAAMENYGNFFGQNLFVGASGVLLIVATFQSLHMEVKAVEIALYSAPIAIVVLIIGVIQNVLFDRKMNRKYGEKGAIQDESSND